A window from Podospora bellae-mahoneyi strain CBS 112042 chromosome 1 map unlocalized CBS112042p_1, whole genome shotgun sequence encodes these proteins:
- a CDS encoding uncharacterized protein (EggNog:ENOG503P390) — MDGSYGNVFPTNRSMSPAVGSPAQANDMYKVNVSRQKTRKWANFKPQNYDGDDWGDEYEDDEPEPNPPPQSKPMGPRSPTEPQQFQRAVTMPESTGSLATLPSQSHQQPRKSSLDAATSPTSPSSLASPSRSPFVRPADIYRKLEEERKRSLESPRPALSSVTGPPVVDRPQYAAGAEAGSREDEERAGVNRDSRPGLSTVPERRSEYGLEGLLDSYGSDEPSNEPASYTPYYTTSEAQPPAPVEDSKVDVGKQLRRYSTSPQLPLMTRMSGFGEDLFSPSSFLDSSSRQPSVPAVGVPTTSTTTGTAQVSNDPSRTQSPALTLRQHQPQQSPSTPATQGINLASTAPVTTAGETPLTHDSNHPVSPAAMKHGAETSSSTIAVQQDSGAPPSLYTPAQQQPAADLPREPAANKQSNEKGILRPSLPGGWVSETPATPGESLLPSQIEPIPAAAERAGGDANSGTPAEHAAFSMDSSHLPSYGGASPVKESGLLETQKAPLPRPASPRALPPLRTTSPSLGTTSAMAPGSESKVIYETTEKVESNAFAAPEPTTTTTETSEITPTAPLNPRRDPPEITTDVHPVLSPPSYGTGSTLEADTSSPLKENDVLSEEIMKSLSPVQSTEGFGNIHADTTDAYQAAARSPVRESSYLGDVYDDYWTASEEKVEAGLLAAAATGQQPEARRPFDAPSVSVAEPPREETAPSLDVKAVALSASSPSSPAKPTASESGVGNTPVMEDTRKRFSWEAGFSDPTPVSIQPAVKEPAAEPKSLALPAITTLPAELDAARSSPAPGLKADAVPLADTVSQASSTLAPRSANATPIEPPSPISVLSDRTNGKSLAHADEKIAVELPTGEERTSPTPENIAPQQQQQQQQQLASRAVAPRKGSINILPFRQVLEMQMPLDRIRAFNDSRAQFAAIDTGLDEWLTMMTSRHPEHTNAFVAGFGSQQGLSPTGAPSQQFGGNGAHGLPANIPMPPPHQHGASGFSNLQHSAQVQKSKVLLMAAGKAGKGLFSKGRNKLRETGDKVFSSS; from the exons ATGGACGGCTCCTATGGGAATGTATTTCCTACAAACCGGTCCAT gtCACCTGCTGTAGGGTCTCCGGCGCAAGCAAACGACATGTACAAGGTCAACGTTAGCAGACAAAAGACGAGAAAGTGGGCAAACTTCAAACCTCAGAACTATGATGGCGATGACTGGGGCGACGAGTACGAAGACGACGAACCTGAGCCGAACCCACCGCCGCAGTCGAAACCGATGGGACCGCGCTCCCCGACGGAACCACAGCAATTTCAGCGCGCTGTAACCATGCCGGAGAGCACAGGGTCGCTCGCTACGCTTCCATCACAATCTCATCAGCAGCCACGGAAGAGCAGCTTAGATGCCGCAACATCGCCCACAAGCCCGAGCTCGCTGGCTTCGCCGTCCAGATCCCCGTTCGTCCGACCGGCCGATATCTATCGCAAGTtggaggaagaaagaaagcgTTCGTTAGAGTCTCCGAGGCCAGCTTTGAGCAGTGTTACGGGCCCACCTGTTGTCGACCGGCCCCAATATGCCGCAGGAGCAGAAGCGGGAAGCAGGGAAGATGAGGAAAGAGCTGGTGTGAATCGGGATTCGAGACCTGGTTTGTCTACGGTTCCCGAGAGAAGGAGCGAATATGGGCTTGAAGGGCTTCTTGACAGCTACGGATCTGACGAGCCCAGCAATGAACCTGCGAGTTACACTCCTTATTATACAACCTCAGAGGCTCAACCTCCGGCGCCTGTTGAAGATTCCAAGGTTGATGTAGGCAAGCAACTCCGGCGATATTCAACAAGCCCCCAGCTACCGCTCATGACCCGCATGTCGGGCTTTGGCGAAGACCTATTTTCCCCATCAAGCTTTCTCGACAGCTCAAGCCGACAACCTTCTGTCCCCGCCGTTGGTgtcccaacaacaagcacTACTACTGGCACCGCGCAGGTCTCAAATGATCCTTCACGGACACAGTCGCCAGCCCTTACACTTCGTCAACATCAGCCACAGCAATCACCCAGCACACCAGCAACTCAGGGTATCAATTTGGCGTCGACCGCACCCGTAACCACAGCCGGGGAGACACCGTTGACCCACGATTCAAACCATCCGGTCAGCCCGGCTGCCATGAAGCACGGGGCCGAAACTTCTAGTTCCACCATTGCGGTTCAACAGGACTCTGGTGCGCCGCCGAGTTTGTACACTCctgcccaacagcagccagccGCAGATCTGCCGCGGGAACCCGCAGCAAACAAACAGTCCAACGAAAAAGGGATTCTCAGACCGTCGTTACCGGGTGGCTGGGTTTCCGAAACCCCAGCGACGCCAGGTGAATCTTTGCTGCCTTCTCAGATTGAGCCcatcccagcagcagctgagAGGGCTGGCGGAGACGCAAACTCGGGCACGCCAGCCGAACACGCTGCTTTCAGTATGGATAGCTCCCACCTACCTAGCTACGGCGGGGCAAGTCCTGTCAAAGAAAGCGGGCTGCTTGAAACACAAAAAGCACCTCTTCCACGCCCCGCCTCTCCTCGCGCGTTGCCACCACTCAGAACCACAAGCCCTTCGCTCGGCACGACATCTGCGATGGCTCCCGGCTCCGAATCAAAGGTGATCTACGAAACGACCGAGAAGGTGGAGAGCAACGCTTTTGCGGCTCCCGAACCAACCACTACGACAACGGAAACCTCGGAAATCACGCCCACGGCGCCACTGAATCCACGTCGCGACCCGCCAGAGATCACCACTGATGTACATCCTGTCTTATCTCCGCCATCCTACGGGACTGGGTCCACGCTGGAGGCAGACACAAGCTCGCCTTTGAAGGAGAACGATGTTCTGAGCGAAGAGATTATGAAGTCACTCAGTCCTGTCCAGTCAACAGAAGGATTCGGAAATATTCACGCAGACACCACGGACGCTTATCAAGCAGCCGCGCGGTCCCCTGTTCGGGAAAGCAGCTATCTGGGTGATGTTTATGATGACTACTGGACCGCGAGCGAAGAGAAGGTAGAAGCCGGGTTGCTTGCCGCTGCCGCAACTGGTCAGCAGCCGGAAGCAAGGAGACCCTTCGATGCCCCTAGCGTTTCTGTCGCGGAACCCCCCCGAGAAGAGACAGCTCCGTCGCTGGATGTGAAAGCTGTCGCCCTTTCCGCAAGCTCACCAAGTAGCCCCGCGAAACCCACAGCGTCGGAGAGCGGAGTTGGCAACACACCCGTGATGGAAGATACACGTAAGCGATTCTCATGGGAGGCTGGATTTAGCGATCCAACACCTGTGAGTATTCAGCCTGCGGTAAAAGAACCGGCCGCTGAGCCGAAGTCTCTGGCACTTCCGGCCATCACAACACTACCTGCCGAGCTGGATGCCGCTCGATCAAGTCCCGCTCCTGGCTTGAAAGCCGACGCTGTGCCTCTTGCGGACACCGTCTCGCAAGCAAGCAGTACCCTTGCCCCTAGATCAGCCAACGCGACACCCATTGAACCACCATCTCCTATCTCAGTCCTTTCAGACAGAACTAATGGCAAAAGCCTAGCACACGCAGATGAAAAGATTGCTGTTGAGCTGCCAACGGGTGAAGAGCGCACATCGCCAACCCCTGAAAATATtgcaccacaacaacaacaacaacaacaacaacaacttgcTTCTCGGGCCGTGGCGCCGAGAAAAGGATCCATCAATATCCTTCCATTCCGGCAGGTTCTGGAGATGCAAATGCCGCTTGACAGGATTCGAGCCTTTAACGATTCCAGAGCCCAGTTCGCCGCAATCGATACCGGGCTTGATGAGTGGCTCACGATGATGACATCGCGGCACCCCGAGCATACAAACGCATTTGTGGCAGGCTTTGGATCGCAGCAAGGGTTGTCACCGACCGGAGCCCCATCTCAACAGTTTGGTGGCAACGGCGCTCATGGCCTTCCGGCGAACATTCctatgccaccaccacatcaacacgGCGCAAGTGGATTTTCAAATCTGCAACATAGTGCACAGGTACAGAAGAGCAAGGTGCTCTTGATGGCAGCAGGGAAAGCTGGAAAGGGATTGTTCAGCAAGGGCAGAAACAAGCTCCGGGAAACGGGTGACAAGGTGTTTTCAAGTTCATGA
- a CDS encoding uncharacterized protein (EggNog:ENOG503NUAP; COG:Q), whose translation MSTEVKTSVLYGAKDLRLETRPLPPLTPNDVRVTVKATGLCGSDLHYYNHFRNGDILVREPLTLGHESAGIVTAVGSAVTNLSPGDKVALEVGQPCESCNLCLRGRYNICPEMKFRSSAKAWPHAQGTLQEEIVHPRKWCHKLPEGVSLEDGALVEPMAVALHALQRAKLEEGAKVLVFGAGTVGLLCAGVGKVVGKARVIIADIQEERVKFATENGFADEGVVVPMKRPETVEEKLVFAREVAEMVGEKMGQADGTFECTGVESCLQASIFATAPGGKVMIIGMGNPIQTLPISAASIREVDLVGVFRYANAYQKAIELLANGLRSKLPGLNHLITQRFTGIENIPKAFGMAGRVKDDEGRLVIKVLVNM comes from the exons ATGTCCACTGAAGTCAAAACCTCGGTCCTCTATGGGGCTAAAGACCTCCGTCTT GAAACCCGCCCGCTTCCACCCCTCACGCCAAACGACGTCCGCGTCACGGTCAAAGCCACCGGCCTCTGCGGCTCAGACCTTCACTATTACAACCACTTCCGCAATGGCGACATCCTTGTCCGCGAGCCTCTGACTCTAGGCCATGAGTCGGCCGGAATCGTCACCGCCGTCGGCTCGGCCGTCACCAATCTGTCCCCCGGAGACAAGGTGGCTCTTGAAGTTGGACAACCGTGTGAATCATGCAATCTTTGTCTTCGAGGGAGGTACAACATATGCCCCGAGATGAAGTTCCGCTCTTCCGCCAAGGCGTGGCCTCATGCCCAGGGGACGCtgcaggaggagattgtACACCCCCGGAAGTGGTGTCATAAACTACCCGAGGGAGTGAGCTTGGAGGATGGAGCACTGGTTGAGCCGATGGCTGTTGCTCTTCACGCGCTGCAGAGGGCAAAGTTGGAGGAAGGGGCAAAGGTTTTGGTCTTTGGGGCTGGGACGGTGGGCTTGCTTTGTGCGGGCGTTGGTAAAGTTGTGGGTAAGGCCCGTGTGATTATTGCGGATAttcaggaggagagggtcaAGTTCGCGACCGAGAATGGGTTTGcggatgagggggtggtcGTGCCAATGAAGAGGccggagacggtggaggagaagctggtgtttgcgagggaggtggcggagatGGTAGGGGAGAAAATGGGACAGGCGGATGGGACGTTTGAGTGTAcgggggtggagagctgTCTGCAGGCTTCCATCTTT GCCACGGCTCCAGGAGGCAAAGTCATGATCATCGGCATGGGCAACCCAATTCAGACTCTTCCCATCTCAGCAGCCTCGATCCGAGAGGTCGACCTCGTTGGAGTCTTCAGATATGCAAATGCTTACCAAAAAGCCATTGAGCTGCTCGCTAATGGTCTTCGATCAAAGTTGCCTGGGTTAAATCACCTGATCACGCAACGCTTCACAGGTATTGAGAACATACCCAAAGCGTTTGGAATGGCGGGTCGAGTCAAAGACGACGAGGGAAGATTGGTGATCAAGGTGCTGGTCAATATGTAA
- a CDS encoding uncharacterized protein (EggNog:ENOG503NXBI; COG:Q) — protein sequence MFSLKDHTALVTGGTRGIGQAVAIALAEAGADVILVQRNAKDDETATAIRKLGRRVTVVAADLSSPTEVKRIVPELLDEGREIRILVNCAGIQRRYPCEEFPDEDFNEVIQVNLNSVFTLCRDIGAHMLTLEPSPVTGRKGSIINFASLLTFQGGLTVPAYAASKGAVGQLTKSFANEWTSKGITVNAIAPGYIETEMNTALLNDKERLASISARIPAGRWGTPEDFKGTAVYLASKASAYVSGHVLVVDGGWMGR from the exons ATGTTTTCCCTCAAAGATCACACTGCCCTCGTAACCGGCGGAACGCGGGGTATCGGGCAAGCTGTCGCCATTGCACTCGCCGAAGCCGGTGCAGATGTCATTTTGGTCCAG AGAAATGCAAAGGATGACGAGACAGCAACCGCCATCCGGAAACTGGGGCGCAGAGTCACAGTCGTCGCGGCAGACCTCAGTTCTCCTACAGAGGTGAAGAGGATCGTTCCCGAGCTACTAGACGAGGGCCGGGAAATACGCATACTGGTCAATTGCGCCGGCATCCAACGGCGGTACCCCTGCGAGGAGTTCCCAGATGAGGACTTCAACGAAGTCATTCAggtcaacctcaacagcGTCTTTACCCTCTGTCGGGATATTGGTGCTCACATGTTGACGCTTGAGCCCTCGCCAGTCACTGGCCGCAAGGgatccatcatcaactttgcTTCTCTGCTCACCTTCCAGGGAGGACTCACCGTGCCAGCTTATGCTGCTTCGAAGGGAGCTGTTGGGCAGCTCACCAAGAGCTTTGCCAACGAGTGGACATCCAAGGGAATCACGGTGAACGCCATTGCGCCTGGATACATCGAGACAGAAATGAACACTGCGCTGTTGAACGACAAGGAGAGGCTGGCGAGTATCAGCGCGAGGATACCGGCCGGAAGG TGGGGCACCCCTGAAGACTTCAAAGGGACAGCCGTATATCTGGCCAGCAAAGCAAGTGCATATGTGAGCGGTCATGT
- the GAR1_1 gene encoding H/ACA snoRNP pseudouridylase subunit (COG:S; EggNog:ENOG503NU9F) has product MPPKHFTLNTGAKIPSIGLGTWQSPPGQVASAVSYALQNGYTLIDGAYCYANEDEVGQGLAEAFSAGKVKREDIFVVSKVWTTYNTRVEEGLDKSLKSLGLDYVDLFLVHWPLLMNPEGNHDRFPTKPDGSRDIIQGYNHVDTWKQMEALLKTGKTKAIGVSNYSKLYLEQLLPHATVIPAVNQIENHPSLPQQEIVDLCKEKGIHIMAYSPLGSTGGPLLSAEPVVKIAEKHGVKPSSVLLSYHAPRGSTVLAKSVTPERIKENIESLIDLDEEDQAELKAYSDKLVAEKKWQRFVYPPFGVNFGFPDKQ; this is encoded by the exons ATGCCCCCCAAACacttcaccctcaacaccggcGCCAAAATCCCGTCCATCGGCCTGGGAACCTGGCAGTCGCCCCCAGGCCAGGTAGCCTCCGCCGTCTCCTACGCCCTCCAAAACGGCTACACGCTCATCGACGGCGCCTACTGCTACGCCAACGAAGATGAAGTCGGCCAGGGGCTCGCAGAGGCCTTTTCCGCCGGCAAAGTGAAGCGAGAGGACATCTTTGTCGTGAGCAAAGTCTGGACTACGTACAACACCCGCGTCGAGGAAGGATTGGACAAGAGCTTGAAGAGTCTGGGGTTGGATTACGTTGATCTGTTCCTGGTTCACTGGCCGCTGCTGATGAATCCTGAGG GTAACCACGACCGGTTCCCCACCAAACCGGACGGGAGCCGCGACATCATCCAGGGGTACAACCATGTTGATACCTGGAAACAGATGGAGGCGCTGCTGAAGACGGGCAAGACAAAGGCCATCGGTGTTTCCAAC TACTCCAAGCTCTACCTTGaacagctcctcccccacgcCACAGTCATCCCAGCCGTCAACCAAATCGAGAACCACCCCAGTCTTCCCCAGCAGGAGATCGTCGACCTTTGCAAGGAAAAGGGAATTCACATCATGGCGTACAGCCCCCTGGGGTCAACTGGTGGACCGCTGTTGAGCGCCGAGCCGGTGGTCAAGATTGCGGAGAAGCATGGCGTGAAGCCGAGCTCGGTCCTGCTCAGTTACCATG CCCCGAGAGGCAGCACCGTGCTCGCCAAGTCCGTCACCCCCGAGCGCATCAAAGAGAACATCGAGTCTCTGATCGacctggatgaggaggaccagGCTGAGCTGAAGGCGTACTCTGACAAGCTGGTTGCGGAGAAGAAGTGGCAGCGGTTTGTGTACCCGCCATTCGGTGTCAACTTTGGTTTCCCAGACAAGCAGTGA
- the sed5 gene encoding Integral membrane protein SED5 (COG:U; EggNog:ENOG503NU11), whose translation MAVAINDRTAEFRHIVSAAKRKQVAKPGSQRLLGSSQQSAANGDAKPKRSEFARSAAEIGRGISATMGKLQKLAQLAKKRSLFDDNPVEVNELTFIIKQDLSRLNEDIRNLQALSRRLHPKPDQEGENNKNILLLLQGKLGDVSANFKDVLEIRTKNIQASRSRTEAFVSNVGQHAQLSLQQSASPLYGTPNRGTPSPGNDLISLNPVVDQQMQLQMMEEGGQNNYIQQRGQAIEAIESTINELGSIFGQLAGMVSEQSEMIQRIDANT comes from the exons ATGGCCGTCGCGATCAACGACCGCACGGCGGAATTCCGTCACATTGTCAGCGCCGCGAAGCGCAAGCAAGTGGCAAAACCTGGATCGCAAAGACTCCTCGGCAGCAGTCAACAAAGCGCCGCCAACGGCGATGCCAAACCCAAGCGCTCAGAGTTTGCGCGGAGTGCGGCAGAAATCGGCAGAGGAATCTCGGCTACTATGGGCAAACTGCAAAAGCTGGCtcagctggccaagaagcgATCCCTCTTCGACGACAACCCGGTCGAGGTGAACGAGTTGaccttcatcatcaagcaaGATCTGTCCCGGCTCAACGAGGATATCCGAAATCTCCAGGCCCTTTCCAGACGGCTGCACCCAAAGCCGGACCAAGAGGGtgagaacaacaagaacattTTGCTTCTCCTGCAGGGCAAGTTGGGGGATGTCAGCGCGAACTTCAAG GACGTGTTGGAGATCAGAACCAAGAACATCCAGGCctcgaggtcaaggaccGAGGCATTTGTCTCTAACGTCGGGCAACATGCGCAGCTTTCCTTGCAGCAGTCTGCCTCTCCGCTATACGGCACGCCAAACCGGGGGACACCGTCACCGGGGAATGACTTGATTTCTCTGAACCCAGTGGTGGACCAGCAGATGCAGCTccagatgatggaggagggtggccAGAACAACTACATTCAGCAAAGAGGGCAAGCCATCGAAGCCATTGAATCTACCATCAACGAACTGGGGTCCAT CTTCGGTCAACTAGCTGGCATGGTCAGCGAACAATCAGAGATGATTCAAAGAATCGATGCCAACACGTGa